The Sinomicrobium kalidii region AAACCTTAAATAAAATAAGGGGGCTGTTCGTTGCAAACGAGCGCCAGGCGTGCCAGAAGGCGGTGGAGAGTCAATTGCCTGCCGGCATCAAATCTTAGACACCGGTTGTGGAAACCAGGTCTTAAATCATAAATCTATACGTCTTACATCCGGCAATCATAACATTTTACCTTCCTTGACATATTCCTTTTTTATACCGTTGATAAGATCTTCAAGCCGGATTGTTTTCTGTTGCTGTTCTATGGTTCTGAGACAGGTATACTGGATGATATTTACGATATTGGCGCCGGTAATGTCGTATTTCCGGGAGAGTTCCTTAAGGCACACTTCCCCGGTAAGCGGGATATTTTTCGGAAGGTTGTTTTGCCATAATTGCAGGCGTTCGGCATACGTGGGCATGTCAAAATCGATAATGGATTGAAAACGCCTGCTGAATGCCGTATCGATATTGCTCTTGAGGTTGGAAGCCAGTATGACCAGGCCCGGATGGGATTCTATGCGCTGCAATAAATAGGAGACTTCCTGGTTGGCATACTTGTCATGCGCATCGCGTACATTGGTACGTTTGCCGAAAATGGCATCGGCTTCGTCAAAGAACAATATCCAGTCTTTGTTAGTGGCCTTGTCAAACAGGGTCGAAAGGTTTTTTTCGGTTTCGCCGATGTATTTGGAAACGACAAGCGACAGGTCTATACGGTAGACATCCCGGCCGGTATATTTGCCCAATAAACTGGCCGTAAGGGTTTTTCCTGTTCCCGGAGGACCGTAAAACATAACCCGGAACCCCGGTTTTATCTTTCCTTTCATGTTCCACTCGTTCAGCAGGATGTCATTGTACTGCAGCCAGACTTCTATTTCTTTGACCGCACTTAATGTTTTATCATTCAGTACCAGGTCTTCCCATTCCAGTTCGGTTTCCAGTAACTGGGCGGGAAAGTTGGCGCTGAGTTTGGGTTTAAGGATGTTGCCTGTAGTCAGCAGTTCAACATATTCTTCATCTACGATCAGTCTTCCGCTCATTTTGGGTTCGCCCAAAAGTACTTCTTCCAGCGACAAGATGCCTTTTCGGAACAAACAGGATGTGCCGTGTATATAATCTGTGGCTTGTATACGGTTTTCCATATCCTCACCTGCCAGGAGGAACAGGGCGGTTTCTCCGGTGGGAAGGATTCCCCGGTGATTTTTGGCCTTAACCCCGCCAAAGAGGGGAAATTCCCCGCCACCGGGCATAAATCCGGATACGATATCAACGAGATAACTGGGAGACAAGTGAGGGACAAGGGCAAGGAGAAGGAGCAGCACATCGCGGTCATCCAGGTGGCGCTCAATTATAAAACGAAAAAGGGGAGAGGCAGGGTCGGATTCGTCTTTTGGCAGCTCTACCCCGGGCTTTACCATATCTTCCCCCGTACCAAAGGCCTTGTGCATCTGGTATTCGAAGCTGTTTTTTAATATGTTGAAGAGTTGTTTCATTATTTGGTGTCGGGTTATTTTGTTAATGAAATAATGCCTCCTCTTGAAAGGAGTCGGGATGTGTAACAACAA contains the following coding sequences:
- a CDS encoding ATP-binding protein; the encoded protein is MKQLFNILKNSFEYQMHKAFGTGEDMVKPGVELPKDESDPASPLFRFIIERHLDDRDVLLLLLALVPHLSPSYLVDIVSGFMPGGGEFPLFGGVKAKNHRGILPTGETALFLLAGEDMENRIQATDYIHGTSCLFRKGILSLEEVLLGEPKMSGRLIVDEEYVELLTTGNILKPKLSANFPAQLLETELEWEDLVLNDKTLSAVKEIEVWLQYNDILLNEWNMKGKIKPGFRVMFYGPPGTGKTLTASLLGKYTGRDVYRIDLSLVVSKYIGETEKNLSTLFDKATNKDWILFFDEADAIFGKRTNVRDAHDKYANQEVSYLLQRIESHPGLVILASNLKSNIDTAFSRRFQSIIDFDMPTYAERLQLWQNNLPKNIPLTGEVCLKELSRKYDITGANIVNIIQYTCLRTIEQQQKTIRLEDLINGIKKEYVKEGKML